CGCGGGCCCCCACACCCCAGACCCCCAGCGAACACGACACTCGGCCGAGGCAGGTAGAGCACAAGCATGACTGAATCCACGAACGACAGCGTTGAGAACTTCTCGTGGCTCATCGACCGGTTCGTCCGGGACGTGCGCGGTGTGGAGCACGCCGTGGTGGTCTCCTCCGACGGCCTGGTCCTGACCCACTCCAGCGACTTCCCCGAGGAGCACGCCGAGCAGCTCGCGGCGATCTCCAGCGGTCTGCACAGCCTGGCGGTCGGCGGGGCCAGTCTGTTCCAGCGAGGAGAGTGCGAGCAGCTCCTCGTCCGCTTCAACCACGGCCACCTCTTCATCATGGCCATCAGTGACGGTTCCTGCATGGCGGTGCTCACCGCACCCGGTACCGAGCTGAAGATCGTCGGTTTCCAGATGGCCAAGCTCGTGGACAACGTCGCCCACGTGCTCACTCCGCAGCTGCGCTCGCAGCTGCGCGAGGTCATCCAGAACTGACGACGGTGACCCGTAACGGTTCGGCAGGAATGAGGTTGCCGCGGCTATGAGCTTCCGCAGGCGAAGGAGTAACCGTGTTCGCCCGTTCACCTTCACGGGTGGGCGGACGCGGTCACGGCATCCGCTGATGGTGCAAACCCTGGTCTCGACGTCCGAGCCCGGGCAGGAACCTCCTGGCACCCTCATGCCGGAGTCGATCAGTATTTACAAACTGTGCCGGGAGACACGGTCTCTCGCCGAGGTGTCGGCCGAGCTGAACATCCCCCTGGGAGTCACTCAGGTTCTGGTCAGTGACCTGGCCGAGCAGGACCTGGTGTACATCCACCCGACCATCACCGGCAGCAGTCCGTCCGAAAACCAGGTTCTGGAGAGGGCTCTTCGTGGTCTCGAACGACTTTTCCAGTGACAACAGGTCGAATCGCAAGAAGATGTCGAGCAAGATCGTCATCGCCGGTGGCTTCGGTGCCGGCAAGACGACCTTGGTGCGCTCGGTGTCGGAGATTCCGCCGGTCACGACTGAAGCGATCATGACCGAGGCCAGTGTCGGGCACGACGACACCTCGGTCACACCCGACAAGACGACGACCACCGTCGCGATGGACTTCGGCCGCATCACCATCGACGACGAACTGGTCATGTACATGTTCGGCACGCCGGGCCAGGCCCGGTTCTGGTTCATGTGGGACGATCTGGTCCGCGGCGCCGTGGGCGCCGTCGTCGTGGTCGACTGCCGCAGGCTCGCGGATTCCTTCGACGCCGTCGACTACTTCGAGACCAGCAAACGCATTCCCTACATCGTTGCGCTGAACAAGTTCGAGGGCCGTCTGGACTACACCTCCGAGCAGGTCCGCGAGGCTCTGGAAGTCAGCCCGGAGGTCCCTATCATCGATTTCGACGCCAGGCACAGGACGTCCGGCGGCGACGTGCTCAAGACGCTGTTGCGGTACGCGCTCGAGCACAACCGTGCGAGCGAGCCCGTCGCCTGACAGGCAGGGAGCGTGTGGACCCCCAACCGGTCGATCCTCCCCACGGCCCCGTAGGTTCCCCAGGAAAGTTAGCGACACAATGCGCAAGATCCTTATCGTCGGCGCTGGCCACGCCGGTCTGCACCTGGCTCACGGTCTCCTGACCCATGGCTACGACGTCACGGTGATCACGGGGCAGTCCTCCACTGAGATCCGTACGGGGCGGTCCTCCGTCACGCAGTTCACCCTCCCCACGTCGCTGAACCACGAGCGTGAGTACGACCTCGACCTGTGGAGCGTGCTCTGTCCGCAGGTCCGCAACCAGAGGATCCACCTCTATCCCGGCAAGGACAAACCGGCCCTGTCCTTCGTGGGCCGGACAGGCAGGGCCAACGACTACATGGTGTCGGTGGACCGCCGGGTGAAGATGGCCGACTGGCTGGAGTTCTTCGAGGACCGCGGGGGCAAGGTCGTCATCCACGGCGTCACCGTGACCGACCTCGACTACTTCTCCCGCATGTTCGACCTGATCATCGTCGCGGTCGGCCACGGAGAGCTCGGCCAGCTGTTCGACTACGACCAGAGCCGGTTCAGCGGAGCCAGGCCCCGGTCCATGGCCCAGGCACTGATCTACGACGTCTGGCCGGACGCCGGCGACGACCCCAACGTCGGCTGGGCGGCCTCGGCCGCCGACGCCGGGAACACCATCCTCATGCCGATCCTCAGCCAGGAGGGCCCCTGCCACGCCCTGGTCATGGTGGACAAGCGCGGCGGGCCCATGGACGCCTGGCCCGACCGGCCGGGCCCCGAGGAACAGCTGCGCCGCATGAAGGACCTGATGCGTCGCTACGCGCCGGAGTACTACGAGCGCATCAAGGACGCGGCGTTGGTGGAAGGGTTCGGCAGTACCCTGACCGACGAGGTCACGCCCCAGGTGCGCAACCCCGTCGGTGTCCTGCCCTCCGGGGGGAGGGTGCTGGGTATGGCCGACGTCGTCGTCACGATGGACCCCTACGTCGGCCAGAGCTGGAACAACTCCATGCACTGCGCGAAGGCCTACCTTGAGGCGATCATGGAGCACGGGGACCGTGATTTCGACGAGGACTTCCTGGTCAGTGCGTTCGATCGGTTCTGGGAATTCGGTCTGCACAACCAGCTGTGGTCGGAAATGAATTCCACCATGTGGGACCAGGGTGACCTGCCGGATTACTTCCACGATCTCATCGACGGTGCTCAGCGCTACCCGGAGATCGCTGACCGGTGGATTCAGGGCTGGGACCACCCGCCTGACTACGCCTCTTGGCTCCTCCAGCCGGAGGAGGCGCTGAAGTACCTGGCCGAAGTCCGGGCGCGCAACGGGGGGTGAGCCGGGCCTGGAACACTTCGGCATGCCCAATGTCCACGGACATTGGGCATTTCTATTCGGTAACGAAGCTGTTAAATCCCTGGTTGTGTCGTGTTCTGAATGTGGTGGCGCTAATGACCGAAAACTAGGGTTCCGTTGTCATCTGTCCTGAATCGCGGATACCATCCACCCTGCGTATGACTCAAAACCGCATGTGAGGTACGTGTGGTTCATGCGTCAATGGAGTTGTATGCGGCTTGCTTGTCCTGTCTGTCGATTCTCCGGAGCACGCGGATTTCGCTGACGGGGCCCGTGACGGTCACTTCTGGACCTGACCTGTGCAAAGAGGGCGGTGCGCGTGCATCTTCACGTGACGGGCAAGCCAACCCCGTGACATGACCCCGGGCCGGGACCCGCCCGGGGTGAGCACGTCGAGTTCGACCGGAGGAACGCGATGACCAGGGACGTTGACAGCGATAACGTGACCCGCTCGCCCATCGCGGTCGTGGGCTTGGCCTGCCGTCTTCCGGGGGCTTCGACCCCGGACTCCTTCTGGCGGCTGCTGTGCGAGGGCCGTGAGGCCATCACCCCGCCGCCGGAACGGCTCGGGTGGACCCCGCTTGAGCGGGACCACCGGTGGGGCGGCTACCTGGACCGCGCGGAGGACTTCGACGCCGCCTTCTTCGGAGTCTCCTCGCGTGAGGCGGTGGCCATGGATCCCCAGCAGCGGTTGATGCTCGAACTCAGCTGGGAGGCGGTCGAGAACGCGCGCACCGCCCCCGACAGCCTGCGCGGCACGAGGACCGGCGTCTTCACCGGGGCGATCTCCTCCGACTACTCGCTCCTCCTGCGGGACACGCCCGCATCACACCACAGCCTGACCGGCGGCCAGCGCGGCATGATCGCCAACCGCGTCTCCTACTCGCTCGGCCTGCGAGGGCCGAGTATGACCGTGGACAGCGGGCAGTCCTCTTCCCTGGTCAGCGTGCACACGGCGATGGAGAGCCTGCGCAGCGGCGAGTGCGACCTTGCGCTGGCCGGCGGTGTCAACCTCATCCTGCTGCCCGAGAGCACCGAGTACGTGGCCCAGTTCGGTGGCCTCTCTCCCGACGCCCACTGCTACACCTTCGACGCCCGCGCCAACGGATACGTCCGCGGCGAGGGCGGGGCCGTGGTCGTCCTCAAACCGTTCGACCGTGCGCTGGCCGACGGCGACCACGTTTACGCGGTCCTGGCCGGCGGCGCGATCAACAACTCCGGCCCCACCTCCTACCTGGCCCGCCCCGAACCCGAGGGCCAGGCGGAAGCCGTGCGGGCGGCCCACCGCAGGGCCGGGATCGACCCCTCGCAGGTGGGCTACGTCGAACTGCACGGCACGGGCACCCCGGTGGGCGACCCGGTCGAGGCCACCGCGCTCGGCACGGTCTTCTCCGGGTGCTCCGGCGCCCTGCGCGTGGGCTCGGCCAAGACCAACGTGGGACACCTGGAGGGCGCGGCCGGGATCGTCGGCCTGTTGAAGGTCGTGCTCAGCCTCTCCCACGGCCTGCTGCCCCCCACCCGGAACTTCGCCGAGCCCAATCCCGCGATCGACCTCGAAGGGCTGGGACTGGTTCCGCAGACCGTCCGGGAGCCGTGGCCGACCGACACCCCGCTGGCGGGCGTGTCCTCCTTCGGCATGGGCGGGACCAACTGCCACCTCGTACTGGCTCCGCCGCCCCGGCGCTCTCCGGACACACCCAACCCGGCCTCGGGGGAGGGCACGCTCGACCCCGTGCCCTGGGTCCTCTCGGCCCGTTCGGAGGAGGCGCTGCGCGCCCAGGCGTCGGTCCTGCACTCCTTCGTGTCCAAGAGGCCCGGCCTGCGACCCGAGGACGTGGGTTACTCACTGGCCGCCACCCGCACGGTCATGGAGCACCGCGCGGTCATCCTCGCCTCCGCGGGTAGCGGCACGCGCGAACTGGAGTCCGTCCGGCCCTCCGGCACCCCGGTCATCGTCCGTGACGGACGCGGTCCGGTGCTGGTCTTCCCGGGACAGGGCGGGCAGTGGGAGGGCATGGCCCGCGCCCTCCTGGACGGCGACGGCCAGCTCGCCCGGGTCTTCGGCCGCAGACTCCGGGAGTGTGAGCGAGCCCTGGACCCCTACGTGGACTGGTCCCTCACCCGGGTGCTGCGCGGGGAGCCGGGGGCGCCGCGCTACGCCGGCTCCGGGGCCCGCGTCGACGTCGTCCAGCCGGTCCTGTGGGCGGTCATGGTGGCGCTGGCCCGGGTGTGGGAGGCCATGGGGGTGCGCCCCGCTGCGGTGATCGGCCACTCCCAGGGCGAGATCGCCGCGGCCCATGTGGCCGGGGTGCTGACCCTGGAGGACGCCGCCAAGGTGGTGGCTCTGCGCAGTCAGGCCCTCACCGCGCTCGGCGGCAGCGGGGCCATGGCCTCGCTCGGACTGTCCGCGGAGCACGCCCAGGAACTCCTCGACTCACTGACCGACCTGCACCTGGCCGCGGTCAACGGCCCCGAGTCCGTGGTGGTCTCCGGCAGCCCCGCCTCGGTGCGCGCCGCCGTGGACCACTGCGTGGACGCCGGAGTGCACGCCGCGCTGGTCGATGTCGACTACGCCTCGCACTCCGCGCACGTCGAACAGGTCCGCGAGACCCTGCTCGAACAGCTGGCCGACGTCAGGCCGCGCCCGGCCCGGATCCCGGTCCTGTCGA
This DNA window, taken from Nocardiopsis exhalans, encodes the following:
- a CDS encoding roadblock/LC7 domain-containing protein produces the protein MTESTNDSVENFSWLIDRFVRDVRGVEHAVVVSSDGLVLTHSSDFPEEHAEQLAAISSGLHSLAVGGASLFQRGECEQLLVRFNHGHLFIMAISDGSCMAVLTAPGTELKIVGFQMAKLVDNVAHVLTPQLRSQLREVIQN
- a CDS encoding DUF742 domain-containing protein is translated as MSFRRRRSNRVRPFTFTGGRTRSRHPLMVQTLVSTSEPGQEPPGTLMPESISIYKLCRETRSLAEVSAELNIPLGVTQVLVSDLAEQDLVYIHPTITGSSPSENQVLERALRGLERLFQ
- a CDS encoding GTP-binding protein; the protein is MSSKIVIAGGFGAGKTTLVRSVSEIPPVTTEAIMTEASVGHDDTSVTPDKTTTTVAMDFGRITIDDELVMYMFGTPGQARFWFMWDDLVRGAVGAVVVVDCRRLADSFDAVDYFETSKRIPYIVALNKFEGRLDYTSEQVREALEVSPEVPIIDFDARHRTSGGDVLKTLLRYALEHNRASEPVA
- a CDS encoding styrene monooxygenase/indole monooxygenase family protein, whose translation is MRKILIVGAGHAGLHLAHGLLTHGYDVTVITGQSSTEIRTGRSSVTQFTLPTSLNHEREYDLDLWSVLCPQVRNQRIHLYPGKDKPALSFVGRTGRANDYMVSVDRRVKMADWLEFFEDRGGKVVIHGVTVTDLDYFSRMFDLIIVAVGHGELGQLFDYDQSRFSGARPRSMAQALIYDVWPDAGDDPNVGWAASAADAGNTILMPILSQEGPCHALVMVDKRGGPMDAWPDRPGPEEQLRRMKDLMRRYAPEYYERIKDAALVEGFGSTLTDEVTPQVRNPVGVLPSGGRVLGMADVVVTMDPYVGQSWNNSMHCAKAYLEAIMEHGDRDFDEDFLVSAFDRFWEFGLHNQLWSEMNSTMWDQGDLPDYFHDLIDGAQRYPEIADRWIQGWDHPPDYASWLLQPEEALKYLAEVRARNGG